A window of Raineyella sp. W15-4 contains these coding sequences:
- a CDS encoding DUF349 domain-containing protein, whose amino-acid sequence MSEMTGPASFGRVDTDGTVFVRTPDGERAVGQVAGADPAEALAFYVRRFENLAVEVDLLENRLKGGALTPDDARKRIAQVKASVHGAAAVGDLAALEARLEALSPLVEAKTEERKAARAAQNEETRAAKEEMVAEAERIAAGSDWRGGVNRFRTLLDQWKALPRIDKATDDALWHRFSTARTTYTRRRKHQFAEQSAKRDEAKTVKEAIIDEATPLAESTDWGQTSRDFRDLMQRWKAAGPAQREIDDKLWKQFRALQDRFFNARNAAQDAQDEEFRGNQLAKEALLDEYEPQIHPDQDLAGAKQLYRELLDRWAEIGKVPRDAIRGLDNRLHRIEQAVREREAAEWKRTDPQARELATDTARKIQAQIDDLTDKATKAEARGDAKKAKEHRDSIATYQTWLEQAERAAHDFGA is encoded by the coding sequence ATGAGCGAGATGACAGGGCCGGCTTCCTTTGGTCGCGTCGATACCGACGGCACCGTGTTCGTACGCACCCCGGACGGCGAACGGGCCGTCGGCCAGGTGGCAGGGGCGGATCCGGCCGAGGCTCTCGCGTTCTACGTCCGTCGGTTCGAGAATCTCGCCGTCGAGGTCGACCTGTTGGAGAACCGGCTCAAGGGTGGCGCGCTGACCCCCGATGACGCCCGCAAGCGGATCGCCCAGGTCAAGGCGAGCGTCCACGGTGCCGCCGCGGTCGGCGACCTGGCCGCACTCGAGGCCCGGTTGGAGGCACTGAGCCCGCTGGTCGAGGCCAAGACGGAGGAGCGCAAGGCGGCCCGAGCCGCCCAGAACGAGGAGACCCGCGCGGCCAAGGAGGAGATGGTCGCCGAGGCCGAGCGGATCGCCGCCGGCAGCGACTGGCGCGGCGGGGTCAACCGGTTCCGGACCCTGCTCGACCAGTGGAAGGCGCTGCCGCGGATCGACAAGGCGACCGACGACGCGCTGTGGCACCGGTTCTCCACCGCGCGGACCACCTACACCCGCCGCCGCAAGCACCAGTTCGCTGAACAGAGCGCCAAGCGCGACGAGGCGAAGACGGTCAAGGAGGCGATCATCGACGAGGCGACCCCGCTGGCCGAGTCGACCGACTGGGGGCAGACCTCCCGCGACTTCCGCGACCTGATGCAGCGGTGGAAGGCCGCCGGCCCCGCCCAGCGGGAGATCGACGACAAGCTGTGGAAGCAGTTCCGCGCCCTGCAGGACCGGTTCTTCAACGCCCGCAACGCCGCCCAGGATGCCCAGGACGAGGAGTTCCGCGGCAACCAGCTGGCCAAGGAGGCGCTGCTCGACGAGTACGAGCCGCAGATCCACCCCGACCAGGACCTCGCCGGCGCCAAGCAGCTCTACCGCGAGCTGCTCGACCGGTGGGCCGAGATCGGCAAGGTGCCCCGGGACGCCATCCGCGGCCTCGACAACCGGCTGCACCGGATCGAGCAGGCCGTCCGGGAGCGCGAGGCGGCGGAGTGGAAGCGCACCGACCCGCAGGCCCGGGAGCTGGCCACCGACACCGCCCGCAAGATCCAGGCCCAGATCGACGACCTGACCGACAAGGCGACCAAGGCCGAGGCCCGCGGCGATGCGAAGAAGGCCAAGGAGCACCGTGACTCCATCGCCACCTACCAGACCTGGCTGGAGCAGGCCGAACGGGCGGCGCACGACTTCGGCGCCTGA
- the yajC gene encoding preprotein translocase subunit YajC, whose amino-acid sequence MNGSVSTLLMIVLFVALGYFMLIRPGRVQAKKQADLMKELAPGARVQTQIGVYGTLVEMGEVQARIEVAPDVVITVDKRLISGVTPRSRDEFHQYPDDIADTAAPTDAAASAEIEAAPVEATDEAAPTDVTEDVPADDTTPDTATETSVTEDDSQNDGQPGTGTRNA is encoded by the coding sequence ATGAATGGTTCCGTCAGCACCCTGCTGATGATCGTGCTCTTCGTCGCGCTCGGCTATTTCATGCTGATCCGCCCCGGACGCGTCCAGGCGAAGAAGCAGGCCGACCTGATGAAGGAGCTCGCCCCCGGTGCCCGCGTCCAGACCCAGATCGGCGTGTACGGCACCCTGGTCGAGATGGGCGAGGTCCAGGCGCGCATCGAGGTCGCCCCCGACGTGGTGATCACCGTGGACAAGCGGCTGATCTCCGGGGTGACCCCGCGCAGCCGCGACGAGTTCCACCAGTACCCCGACGACATCGCTGACACCGCGGCACCGACAGACGCCGCGGCGTCGGCGGAGATCGAGGCAGCACCGGTGGAGGCCACCGATGAGGCGGCTCCGACCGACGTGACCGAGGACGTTCCGGCCGACGACACGACCCCCGACACCGCGACTGAGACCTCCGTCACAGAAGACGACAGCCAGAACGACGGGCAGCCCGGCACCGGCACCCGGAACGCCTGA
- the secD gene encoding protein translocase subunit SecD, giving the protein MVVVVVLAAVYGTMAGMGSWLPKLGLDLRGGTTITLTAANTTGSGQVDRSSLEQARTIIQQRVDSLGVGESQVTTSGSNQITVSVPNVSQDRLRDMVGQTALLNFRVVYYGQTVTAPSASPSAEATPQAGSGSTPQASTSPQGNNLPTAPAATAAATPTLSPSAYPTASGSGTTQDKALAWQPTEQDFANFQAYSCGQPVNDVADQPLMTCDRDGTTKYLLGPTVVSGNQVTTASAGIPQNQLQWVVTLEFDQTGAQLFSDATTQLAQGVPSKQFAIVLDGKVVSAPQVNEAIPNGRAQIDGGSTGFTQEAAQNLASVLKYGALPLSLSIDSVDTVSPVLGGEQLQGALIAGALGLVLVAAFAIAIYRSLSWVVMATILLAIALTYGLMVLLGQGLGVALNLPGVAGAIVGIGVTADSFIIFFERIKDEVRAGRTLRSSVESGWLKARGTILISDGVQLLSALVLFILSIGTVRGFAFILGLTTIIDIVITFLFTKPMMTLLMRTRYYGEGRRGSGLEPTLIGVESLPIRRRRARSGAGTPEEA; this is encoded by the coding sequence CTGGTCGTCGTCGTGGTGCTGGCCGCCGTCTACGGGACCATGGCCGGGATGGGCAGCTGGCTGCCGAAGCTCGGCCTCGATCTGCGCGGTGGCACCACGATCACGCTGACCGCGGCCAACACCACCGGCTCGGGTCAGGTCGACCGGTCCAGCCTCGAGCAGGCCCGGACGATCATCCAGCAGCGCGTCGACAGCCTCGGTGTCGGGGAGTCGCAGGTCACCACCTCCGGCAGCAACCAGATCACCGTCAGCGTCCCCAACGTCAGCCAGGACCGGCTGCGGGACATGGTCGGCCAGACCGCCCTGCTCAACTTCCGGGTCGTCTACTACGGCCAGACGGTGACTGCCCCCTCGGCCTCGCCGAGCGCCGAGGCGACCCCGCAGGCCGGGTCCGGCAGCACCCCGCAGGCGAGCACCAGCCCGCAGGGCAACAACCTGCCGACCGCCCCGGCGGCGACCGCAGCCGCGACCCCGACCCTCAGCCCCTCGGCGTACCCGACCGCGTCGGGCAGTGGGACGACGCAGGACAAGGCGCTGGCGTGGCAGCCGACCGAGCAGGACTTCGCGAACTTCCAGGCCTACAGCTGTGGGCAGCCGGTCAACGACGTCGCCGACCAGCCGCTGATGACCTGTGACCGGGACGGGACGACCAAGTACCTGCTCGGGCCGACAGTGGTCAGCGGCAACCAGGTGACCACCGCCTCCGCCGGCATCCCGCAGAACCAGCTGCAGTGGGTCGTCACCCTGGAGTTCGACCAGACCGGCGCACAACTGTTCTCCGACGCCACCACCCAGCTCGCGCAGGGGGTGCCGTCCAAGCAGTTCGCCATCGTCCTCGACGGCAAGGTCGTCTCCGCCCCCCAGGTCAACGAGGCGATCCCGAACGGCCGGGCCCAGATCGACGGCGGGTCGACCGGCTTCACCCAGGAGGCGGCGCAGAACCTCGCCTCGGTGCTGAAGTACGGCGCCCTCCCGCTCTCGCTGAGCATCGACTCGGTGGACACCGTGTCCCCGGTCCTCGGCGGCGAGCAGCTGCAGGGTGCGCTGATCGCCGGTGCCCTCGGTCTGGTGCTGGTGGCCGCCTTCGCCATCGCCATCTACCGCAGCCTGTCCTGGGTGGTGATGGCCACCATCCTGCTGGCCATCGCCCTGACGTACGGCCTGATGGTGCTGCTCGGGCAGGGCCTCGGGGTGGCGCTCAACCTGCCCGGCGTGGCCGGCGCGATCGTCGGTATCGGGGTGACCGCCGACTCGTTCATCATCTTCTTCGAACGGATCAAGGACGAGGTACGGGCCGGGCGTACGCTCCGCTCGTCCGTCGAGTCGGGCTGGCTGAAGGCCCGCGGCACGATCCTGATCTCCGACGGGGTGCAGCTGCTCAGCGCGCTGGTGCTGTTCATCCTGTCGATCGGCACGGTCCGCGGCTTCGCCTTCATCCTGGGGCTGACGACGATCATCGACATCGTCATCACCTTCCTGTTCACCAAGCCGATGATGACGCTGCTGATGCGCACCCGGTACTACGGCGAGGGCCGGCGCGGCTCCGGACTGGAACCCACGCTGATCGGCGTGGAGTCGCTGCCGATCCGTCGCCGCCGCGCCCGGTCCGGTGCCGGCACACCTGAGGAGGCCTGA
- a CDS encoding sensor histidine kinase has translation MTTRWAVTGATWLIFLAWLVVASALHGAQWSDLFWPVLLLFFVAGTIGTGVRGFQRAREADRRQLKELREENLRIREDERAALARELHDVVAHELSIISLQITSRSRTDDPTELRQVLDSVKRSTHSALYELRLLVGLLREGGPDESDLGHLSDDTSVVGVAEQLRQQLSDLGHTTMCQVPAEIDDLPATLTRTLIRILQESSTNIVKHAAPGGICQATIRLTPDEVVLSVTNPLGSRPPAADLRRGPTGWGLRGIAERVDLLGGDFSAGPAGDRWVVRASIPLSADELA, from the coding sequence ATGACCACACGCTGGGCCGTTACCGGGGCGACCTGGCTGATCTTCCTTGCGTGGTTGGTGGTGGCCAGCGCACTGCACGGCGCCCAGTGGTCCGATCTCTTCTGGCCGGTGCTGCTGTTGTTCTTCGTCGCCGGGACGATCGGCACCGGCGTCCGCGGCTTCCAGCGGGCCCGCGAGGCCGACCGTCGTCAACTCAAGGAGCTCCGCGAGGAGAACCTGCGGATCCGGGAGGACGAACGGGCCGCCCTGGCCCGGGAACTCCACGATGTCGTCGCCCACGAGCTGTCGATCATCTCACTGCAGATCACCAGCCGTTCGCGTACCGATGACCCCACCGAGCTCCGGCAGGTGCTGGACAGCGTCAAGCGCTCCACCCACTCCGCCCTCTACGAGCTCCGCCTCCTCGTCGGACTGCTCCGCGAGGGCGGGCCCGACGAGTCGGACCTGGGCCACCTCAGCGACGACACCTCGGTGGTCGGAGTCGCGGAGCAGTTGCGCCAGCAGCTCTCCGACCTCGGTCACACCACAATGTGTCAGGTGCCGGCCGAGATCGACGACCTGCCGGCGACGCTCACCCGCACCCTGATCCGGATCCTGCAGGAGTCGAGCACCAACATCGTCAAGCACGCCGCCCCGGGCGGGATCTGCCAGGCCACCATCCGGCTCACCCCCGACGAGGTGGTGCTGAGCGTGACCAACCCGTTGGGATCACGACCCCCCGCCGCCGACCTGCGCCGTGGTCCCACCGGGTGGGGGCTGCGCGGGATCGCCGAGCGGGTCGACCTGCTCGGCGGCGACTTCTCCGCCGGACCGGCCGGTGATCGCTGGGTGGTCCGCGCCAGCATCCCGCTCTCGGCGGACGAACTGGCCTGA
- a CDS encoding adenine phosphoribosyltransferase — MTTSTPQTSPGAAATGVPATSAERRRLIASLIRDIPDFPKQGVGFKDITPLLGDAAGFRATIDELVAAAPPGIDVVVGMEARGFIVGAPVAIALGAGFVPVRKPGKLPAETYEVSYDLEYGRETLTIHTDAIRQGSRVLVVDDVLATGGTLAATARLIQRSGAELVHVAVLMELAFLQPRTRLAEAGLGDTEITALVTVDA, encoded by the coding sequence ATGACGACCTCGACACCGCAGACGTCCCCGGGCGCGGCCGCGACCGGCGTCCCCGCCACCTCGGCAGAGCGGCGCCGGCTGATCGCCTCGCTGATCCGCGACATCCCCGACTTCCCGAAGCAGGGGGTGGGGTTCAAGGACATCACCCCGCTGCTGGGTGACGCCGCCGGGTTCCGGGCCACCATCGACGAACTGGTCGCGGCCGCCCCGCCCGGCATCGACGTCGTGGTCGGGATGGAGGCCCGCGGGTTCATCGTCGGCGCGCCGGTGGCGATCGCCCTGGGGGCCGGGTTCGTGCCGGTCCGCAAGCCGGGCAAGCTGCCGGCGGAGACGTACGAGGTCAGCTACGACCTGGAGTACGGGCGCGAGACACTGACCATCCACACCGACGCGATCCGGCAGGGCTCCCGGGTGCTGGTGGTGGACGACGTGCTGGCCACCGGCGGTACCCTCGCGGCGACCGCCCGGCTGATCCAGCGCTCCGGCGCGGAGCTGGTGCACGTGGCGGTGCTGATGGAGCTGGCCTTCCTGCAGCCGCGGACCCGGCTCGCCGAGGCCGGTCTGGGCGACACCGAGATCACCGCACTGGTCACCGTCGACGCCTGA
- a CDS encoding MBL fold metallo-hydrolase has product MVAVVFIASFPAGPWQTNCYLVAPADRGPCIVLDPGVGAFDTVRDLVEEHGLEPQGVLLTHGHLDHLYSATDVCATYGVDCWIHPADRARLTDPYDIPGAYEFVEQALGRARDFTEREPAVVHEVADGDRITLAGLEIEVLHAPGHTPGSVLYRVAPADRPLVFTGDVVFAGSVGRVDLPGGDAAAMRRTLRTVVLGLPDDTVLLPGHGGQTTVSRERAANPYLTREGLTSF; this is encoded by the coding sequence ATGGTGGCCGTTGTGTTCATCGCGTCATTTCCCGCCGGGCCGTGGCAGACCAACTGCTACCTGGTCGCGCCGGCCGACCGGGGGCCGTGCATCGTCCTCGACCCGGGCGTCGGCGCGTTCGACACCGTGCGTGACCTGGTCGAGGAGCACGGCCTGGAGCCACAAGGGGTGCTGCTGACCCACGGCCATCTCGACCATCTCTACAGCGCCACCGACGTCTGTGCGACGTACGGTGTCGACTGCTGGATCCACCCCGCCGACCGGGCCCGACTCACCGATCCGTACGACATCCCGGGTGCCTATGAGTTCGTCGAGCAGGCACTGGGCCGGGCCCGCGACTTCACCGAGCGGGAACCGGCGGTGGTGCACGAGGTCGCCGACGGGGACCGGATCACCCTGGCCGGTTTGGAGATCGAGGTGCTGCACGCTCCCGGGCACACCCCGGGCTCGGTGCTCTACCGGGTGGCGCCCGCCGACCGGCCGCTGGTGTTCACCGGGGACGTGGTGTTCGCCGGCAGCGTCGGCCGGGTCGACCTCCCCGGCGGTGACGCCGCGGCGATGCGTCGTACGCTCCGCACCGTGGTCCTCGGCCTGCCCGACGACACCGTGCTGTTGCCCGGTCACGGCGGTCAGACCACGGTGTCCCGGGAGCGGGCCGCCAATCCGTACCTCACTCGTGAGGGACTAACCTCGTTCTGA
- the secF gene encoding protein translocase subunit SecF encodes MAAPFRALVRLSHGENVFDLLSRRRRWYLISAVVLTLCVVGLLVRGLNLSIEFRGGSDFRVPHAVTATTVADAQQVVTGTGLPEMSDVTVTTIGGNTVNVQTRSLTSAEVTEVRGALAGWAGVSSEQVSYSLIGASWGQQITQKGIIALSVFLVLVGLVIALYFRDWRMAVAAIVSVLHDLLVTIGVYAWVGFSVTPATLTALLTILGYSLYDTMVVFDRVRENVHELPSHRETYTTAANRSLNEVLLRSINTTIIGVLPVLALLIAGVFVLGTGPIKDLSLAMFVGMIAGAYSSIFIATSLLVDMKERTAAMKDWRAKLARHEERERLRDEASAGQPGIDGPAVPVVVSVDLTETSRPVAPEPPTPIAPGERHQPQHRTRTQRRHEH; translated from the coding sequence ATGGCTGCCCCGTTCCGAGCCCTCGTCCGGCTCTCCCACGGCGAGAACGTCTTCGACCTGCTGTCGCGGCGGCGCCGCTGGTACCTGATCAGCGCGGTGGTGCTGACCCTGTGCGTGGTCGGCCTGCTGGTCCGCGGACTCAACCTCAGCATCGAGTTCCGCGGCGGCTCCGACTTCCGGGTGCCACACGCGGTGACCGCCACCACCGTCGCCGACGCCCAACAGGTGGTGACCGGGACCGGCCTGCCGGAGATGTCCGACGTCACCGTCACCACGATCGGCGGCAACACCGTCAACGTGCAGACCCGGTCGCTGACCAGCGCGGAGGTCACCGAGGTCCGCGGGGCGCTCGCCGGCTGGGCCGGTGTCTCCTCGGAGCAGGTCTCCTACAGCCTGATCGGCGCCTCCTGGGGCCAGCAGATCACCCAGAAGGGGATCATCGCGCTGTCGGTCTTCCTGGTGCTGGTCGGCCTGGTGATCGCGCTGTACTTCCGGGACTGGCGGATGGCGGTGGCCGCGATCGTCTCGGTGCTGCACGACCTGCTCGTCACCATCGGGGTGTACGCCTGGGTCGGGTTCTCGGTGACACCGGCGACGCTCACCGCGCTGCTGACCATCCTCGGCTATTCCCTGTACGACACGATGGTCGTCTTCGACCGGGTCCGGGAGAACGTCCACGAGCTGCCCTCGCACCGCGAGACGTACACCACCGCGGCGAACCGCAGCCTCAACGAGGTGCTGCTCCGGTCGATCAACACCACCATCATCGGCGTCCTGCCGGTGCTCGCCCTGCTGATCGCCGGGGTGTTCGTGCTGGGGACGGGGCCGATCAAGGACCTGTCGCTGGCGATGTTCGTCGGCATGATCGCCGGCGCCTACTCGTCGATCTTCATCGCCACCTCGTTGCTGGTGGACATGAAGGAACGCACCGCCGCGATGAAGGACTGGCGGGCCAAGCTGGCCCGGCACGAGGAGCGTGAGCGGCTCCGCGACGAGGCCAGCGCCGGGCAGCCCGGAATCGACGGGCCGGCCGTGCCGGTGGTGGTGAGCGTGGACCTGACCGAGACGAGCCGGCCGGTGGCCCCGGAGCCGCCGACGCCGATCGCGCCGGGGGAGCGCCACCAGCCGCAGCACCGCACCCGCACCCAGCGCCGCCACGAGCACTGA
- a CDS encoding bifunctional (p)ppGpp synthetase/guanosine-3',5'-bis(diphosphate) 3'-pyrophosphohydrolase gives MRQRLARLGTKPQQPNVLDPLFQAIRASHPRANLGLVERAYLTASQHHEGQKRKSGDPYITHPLAVATILAELGAAEETICAGLLHDTVEDTDYTLEQVTADFGPTVALLVDGVTKLDKVTYGPSAKAETLRKMIVNMSQDIRVLVIKLADRLHNMRTLHFLRPDKQNRIAAETLEVYAPLAHRLGMNTIKWELEDLAFSTMQPKLYDEIVHLVAQRAPSRERFLKQVTEIIEGDLHRAGIKATVTGRPKHYYSIYQKMVVRGRSFEDIYDLVALRIIVDSIQDCYGALGVLHSRWNPLPGRFKDYIAMPKYNMYQSLHTTVRGPEGTPVEFQIRTWDMHRRADYGVAAHWKYKEGKGDRSDPTELNWVRALNQWQRETEDPEEFLDDLLFSINTDEVIVYTPKGDMLTLPVGATPVDFAYQVHTEVGHRCIGARVNGRLVPLESKLQTGDRVEILTSKAEGAGPSRDWLEFVASPRARAKIRQYFSRERRDEAIESGKEALARQMRRMDMPMQRLLTIEHLTEVAAYFRVADVNGLYKAVGEGSISPQAVCQRLVEIAGGPEEVAEEASEDSLVLRRPRTSPTSTETGVMVHGDKGVWVKLARCCTPVPGDDIIGFITRASGVSVHRRDCSNARNLLEHGAERIVEVSWAPTAASSFLVTVEIMALDRSGLLSDVTRSIAEQHISITSASVNTHRDRTARITMSFETPDPTHLDHVMNAIRRVPGVYDVGRVRA, from the coding sequence ATGCGGCAGCGTCTGGCGCGCCTCGGCACCAAGCCCCAGCAGCCGAACGTCCTCGATCCGCTGTTCCAGGCGATCCGGGCCTCCCACCCGCGAGCGAACCTGGGCCTGGTGGAGCGTGCCTACCTCACCGCATCACAGCACCACGAGGGCCAGAAGCGCAAGAGCGGCGACCCGTACATCACCCATCCGCTCGCTGTTGCGACGATCCTCGCCGAGCTGGGCGCCGCGGAGGAGACGATCTGCGCCGGCCTGCTGCACGACACCGTCGAGGACACCGACTACACCCTGGAACAGGTCACCGCGGACTTCGGCCCGACGGTCGCCCTGTTGGTCGACGGGGTGACGAAGCTCGACAAGGTGACGTACGGCCCCTCGGCGAAGGCCGAGACGCTGCGCAAGATGATCGTCAACATGAGCCAGGACATCCGGGTGCTGGTGATCAAGCTGGCCGACCGGCTGCACAACATGCGGACGCTGCATTTCCTCCGCCCCGACAAGCAGAACCGGATCGCGGCGGAGACCCTGGAGGTGTACGCGCCGCTGGCCCACCGGCTCGGCATGAACACCATCAAGTGGGAGCTGGAGGACCTGGCCTTCTCGACCATGCAGCCGAAGCTGTACGACGAGATCGTCCACCTGGTCGCGCAGCGGGCACCGTCCCGGGAGCGCTTCCTCAAGCAGGTCACCGAGATCATCGAGGGCGATCTGCACCGCGCCGGGATCAAGGCGACCGTCACCGGCCGGCCGAAGCACTACTACTCGATCTACCAGAAGATGGTCGTCCGCGGCCGTTCGTTCGAGGACATCTACGACCTCGTCGCGTTGCGGATCATCGTCGACTCGATCCAGGACTGCTACGGCGCGCTGGGGGTGCTGCACTCGCGCTGGAACCCGCTGCCGGGGCGGTTCAAGGACTACATCGCGATGCCGAAGTACAACATGTACCAGTCGCTGCACACCACCGTACGGGGCCCCGAGGGCACCCCGGTGGAGTTCCAGATCCGCACCTGGGACATGCACCGGCGGGCCGACTACGGCGTCGCCGCGCACTGGAAGTACAAGGAGGGCAAGGGCGACCGTTCCGACCCGACCGAGCTGAACTGGGTGCGGGCGCTCAACCAGTGGCAGCGCGAGACCGAGGACCCGGAGGAGTTCCTCGACGACCTGCTGTTCTCGATCAACACCGACGAGGTCATCGTCTACACCCCCAAGGGCGACATGCTCACCCTGCCGGTGGGCGCGACGCCGGTCGACTTCGCCTACCAGGTGCACACCGAGGTCGGTCACCGGTGTATCGGCGCCCGGGTGAACGGGCGCCTGGTGCCGCTGGAGTCGAAGCTGCAGACCGGTGACCGGGTGGAGATCCTCACCTCGAAGGCGGAGGGTGCCGGGCCGTCCCGGGACTGGCTGGAGTTCGTCGCCAGCCCGCGGGCCCGGGCGAAGATCCGCCAGTACTTCAGCCGGGAGCGCCGCGACGAGGCGATCGAGAGCGGCAAGGAGGCGCTCGCCCGGCAGATGCGTCGGATGGACATGCCGATGCAGCGGCTGCTGACCATCGAGCACCTCACCGAGGTCGCCGCGTACTTCCGTGTCGCCGATGTGAACGGTCTTTACAAGGCCGTCGGCGAGGGCAGCATCTCCCCCCAGGCGGTGTGTCAGCGGCTGGTGGAGATCGCTGGTGGGCCGGAGGAGGTCGCCGAGGAGGCCAGCGAGGACTCCCTCGTCCTGCGCCGGCCGCGGACGTCCCCGACCTCGACCGAGACCGGGGTGATGGTCCACGGCGACAAGGGCGTGTGGGTCAAGCTGGCGCGCTGCTGCACCCCGGTGCCCGGCGACGACATCATCGGCTTCATCACCCGGGCATCGGGGGTGTCGGTGCACCGGCGCGACTGTAGCAATGCCCGCAACCTGCTGGAGCACGGCGCGGAGCGGATCGTCGAGGTGTCCTGGGCGCCGACCGCGGCGAGCTCCTTCCTGGTGACCGTGGAGATCATGGCCCTGGACCGCAGCGGCCTGCTGTCCGATGTCACCCGGTCCATCGCCGAGCAGCACATCTCCATCACCTCGGCCAGCGTCAACACCCACCGCGACCGCACCGCGCGGATCACGATGTCCTTCGAGACACCGGACCCGACCCACCTGGACCACGTGATGAACGCGATCCGGCGGGTGCCGGGGGTCTACGACGTCGGACGGGTCAGGGCCTAG
- the hisS gene encoding histidine--tRNA ligase → MSRPKPMSGFPEFLPAERMVELHALRILTSTFELHGFAPIETRAVEPMEQLARKGEIDKEIYVVRRLQGLNDGLQGLDGDGDDLGLHFDLTVPFARYVLEHAGHLVFPFRRYQVQKVWRGERPQEGRYREFLQADIDIVGQGTLADHHDVEIPLVALDAFEKLHVDLGIPPVVLHVNNRKLSEGFYRGLGIEDPAAVLQRVDKYDKIGPDAVAETLVDELGLAPAQAVQCVALAGIATPDESFVDRVRALGVEHELLDQGLADLAAVVRVAERQVPGRMLADLKIARGLDYYTGTVYETLLQGSERMGSVASGGRYDALASDGRVTFPGVGYSFGVTRLLAPILGRGELTSSRSVPTCVLVAVDSEDTRERALRTADQLRRRGVPTEVAPKADKFGKQIRYADRRGIPFVWFGAGEHDEVKDIRSGDQVAADPQAWLPPAEDLFPRTVRG, encoded by the coding sequence ATGAGCCGCCCCAAGCCGATGTCCGGTTTCCCCGAGTTCCTCCCGGCCGAACGGATGGTCGAGTTGCATGCGCTGCGGATCCTGACGTCGACCTTCGAGCTGCACGGCTTCGCCCCGATCGAGACCCGCGCGGTCGAGCCGATGGAGCAGCTGGCCCGCAAGGGGGAGATCGACAAGGAGATCTACGTCGTCCGAAGACTCCAGGGTCTGAACGACGGCCTGCAGGGCCTCGACGGTGACGGTGACGACCTGGGGCTGCACTTCGACCTCACTGTGCCGTTCGCCCGCTACGTGCTGGAGCACGCCGGGCACCTGGTGTTCCCGTTCCGCCGCTACCAGGTCCAGAAGGTCTGGCGCGGCGAGCGACCCCAGGAGGGACGCTACCGGGAGTTCCTGCAGGCCGACATCGACATTGTCGGGCAGGGAACGCTGGCTGACCACCACGACGTGGAGATCCCGCTGGTGGCCCTCGACGCGTTCGAGAAGCTGCACGTCGACCTCGGCATCCCGCCGGTGGTGCTGCACGTCAACAACCGCAAGCTGTCCGAGGGCTTCTACCGCGGGCTGGGCATCGAGGACCCCGCCGCGGTGCTGCAGCGGGTCGACAAGTACGACAAGATCGGGCCCGATGCCGTCGCCGAGACACTGGTGGACGAGCTGGGCCTGGCCCCGGCCCAGGCGGTGCAGTGCGTGGCCCTGGCCGGTATCGCTACCCCGGACGAGTCGTTCGTCGACCGGGTCCGGGCGCTGGGCGTCGAGCACGAGCTGCTCGACCAGGGCCTGGCCGACCTCGCTGCCGTGGTGCGGGTCGCGGAGCGCCAGGTGCCGGGCCGGATGCTCGCCGACCTGAAGATCGCCCGTGGACTCGACTACTACACCGGCACGGTGTACGAGACGCTGCTGCAGGGCTCGGAGCGGATGGGGTCGGTCGCCTCCGGCGGCCGGTACGACGCACTGGCGTCCGACGGCAGGGTCACCTTCCCTGGGGTCGGCTACTCGTTCGGGGTGACCCGCCTGCTGGCGCCCATCCTCGGCCGAGGGGAGCTCACCTCCAGCCGCTCGGTGCCGACCTGCGTGCTGGTCGCGGTGGACAGCGAGGACACCCGCGAGCGGGCGCTGCGGACCGCCGACCAGCTGCGCCGGCGGGGTGTCCCGACCGAGGTCGCGCCGAAGGCGGACAAGTTCGGCAAGCAGATCCGCTATGCGGACCGGCGGGGGATCCCGTTCGTCTGGTTCGGGGCGGGGGAGCACGACGAGGTCAAGGACATCCGCTCCGGTGACCAGGTCGCTGCGGATCCGCAGGCCTGGCTGCCTCCGGCCGAGGACCTGTTCCCGCGCACCGTCCGCGGCTGA